The following proteins are co-located in the Indicator indicator isolate 239-I01 chromosome 33, UM_Iind_1.1, whole genome shotgun sequence genome:
- the CCDC28B gene encoding coiled-coil domain-containing protein 28B, with protein MEDRRKKRSPKTCLAQPAPTGAPRSLPPSKSTSFALPLPTLPSPRQRARLRRTSKERVRASGTGAARGAPLQHSFLTDVSDVCEMEGGLLSLLSDFHSGKLQAFGKECSFEQLEHVREMQEKLARLHFGLDVCVEELPEEQKKVAADRNLDQLLAHLEELSSSIQKLHLAESPDPEDAAA; from the exons ATGGAGGACCGGAGGAAGAAGCGGAGCCCTAAGACCTGCCTGGCTCAGCCCGCACCCACCGGGGCCCCACGCTCGCTGCCCCCCAGCAAGAGCACTTCCTTCGCGCTGCCgctgcccaccctgccctcGCCCCGGCAGCGCGCCCGGCTCAGGCG GACCAGCAAGGAGCGGGTGCGGGCGAGTGGCACCGGGGCGGCGCGGGGGGCGCcgctgcagcacagcttcctCACCGACGTGTCCGACGTCTGCGAGATGGAGGGGGGactgctcagcctcctcagcGACTTCCACTCGGGAAAGCTGCAGGCCTTCG GGAAGGAGTGCTCCTTCGAGCAGCTGGAGCACGTCCGGGAGATGCAGGAGAAGCTGGCACGGCTCCATTTCGGCCTCGATGTCTGCGTGGAGGAGCTCCCCGAGGAGCAGAAGAAAGTGGCAGCTGACAGGAACCTGGACCAGTTGCTGGCACAT CTGGaagagctcagcagctccat ACAGAAGCTGCATCTCGCCGAGAGCCCTGACCCCGAGGACGCGGCCGCCTGA